In one window of Brassica rapa cultivar Chiifu-401-42 chromosome A07, CAAS_Brap_v3.01, whole genome shotgun sequence DNA:
- the LOC103832317 gene encoding glutathione S-transferase U21: MAEEVILLNFWPSMFGMRTMIALKEKEVKYEHREEDLINNKSALLLEMNPIYKKIPVLIHNGKPICESVIQVQYIDEIWSDKNPLLPKDPYQRAQALFWADFIDKKLYVCGRKTWATKGEEQEEAKKEFIGILKTLQSELGDKPYFGGDRFGFLDIVLIGFYSWFPAYQKFGNFSIEPECSKLMDWGKRCMERESVATSLPDPERVGGFILQLKKLYGIE; the protein is encoded by the exons ATGGCTGAAGAGGTGATCCTTCTGAACTTCTGGCCGAGCATGTTTGGGATGAGGACTATGATTGCGTTGAAGGAGAAAGAAGTGAAGTATGAGCACAGAGAAGAAGATCTGATCAACAACAAGAGTGCCTTGCTTCTTGAGATGAATCCTATTTACAAGAAGATACCGGTTCTCATCCACAATGGTAAACCAATCTGTGAATCTGTCATACAGGTTCAGTACATAGACGAGATCTGGTCAGACAAGAACCCGTTACTTCCTAAAGATCCTTACCAGAGAGCTCAAGCCTTGTTTTGGGCTGACTTCATTGACAAGAAG TTGTATGTTTGTGGGAGAAAGACTTGGGCAACAAAGGGTGAGGAGCAAGAAGAAGCCAAAAAGGAGTTCATTGGAATACTAAAGACTCTTCAATCTGAGCTTGGAGATAAACCTTACTTTGGTGGCGATAGATTCGGGTTTTTAGACATTGTCCTGATTGGATTCTACAGCTGGTTTCCAGCGTACCAGAAGTTTGGTAACTTCAGCATCGAACCAGAGTGTTCTAAACTGATGGATTGGGGCAAAAGGTGTATGGAGAGGGAGAGTGTAGCTACATCCTTGCCTGATCCTGAGAGAGTTGGTGGATTCATTTTACAGCTTAAGAAGCTATATGGGATCGAGTAA
- the LOC103832316 gene encoding serine/threonine-protein phosphatase 2A 65 kDa regulatory subunit A alpha isoform-like translates to MQWLQNKVYSIREAAANNLKRFAEEFGPEWAMQHLVPQVLDMVTNPHYLHRMMVLRAISLMAPVMGSEITCSKFLPVVAEASKDRVPNVKFNVAKLLQSLIPIVDQSVVEKTILSVWWT, encoded by the exons ATGCAATGGCTGCAAAACAAG GTCTACTCTATCCGTGAAGCTGCAGCAAACAACCTAAAGCGCTTTGCAGAAGAGTTTGGTCCTGAGTGGGCAATGCAACACTTGGTTCCACAG GTATTGGACATGGTCACAAATCCGCACTATCTACATAGGATGATGGTTCTACGAGCAATATCTCTCATGGCTCCCGTGATGGGATCTGAAATTACATGCTCTAAGTTTCTTCCTGTGGTGGCTGAGGCATCAAAAGACAG AGTTCCAAACGTCAAGTTCAATGTTGCAAAACTTCTGCAATCTCTCATCCCCATAGTCGACCAATCA GTGGTGGAGAAAACAATACTCAGTGTTTGGTGGACCTGA